The following coding sequences lie in one Gemmatimonadota bacterium genomic window:
- a CDS encoding ABC transporter permease — MGETIRVALASIRANKLRALLTMLGVIIGVAAVITVVAMGTGAQKAVEDKINSLGASLVQINAGQGMNRGVATQDRAALLVADYEALRRDATTLSEVVPELQKNQQVQLVSTNINTSIVGTTANYPKARNYTITTGRMFTDGDDAARQLYAVVGSDVPKMLNVNAGAIIGQQILIRKLRFEVIGVLSSKGSQGWQNPDEQILIPLNTARYRVFGTDRLRSIAVVVRDKVPMEQGMVEAERIMRREHKIRPGADNNFQIVSPKEFLATQQQTSETFSLLLLAIAGVSLLVGGIGIMNIMLVSVTERTKEIGIRKALGATKFTIMGQFLIEALVLCLAGGLVGILLGWGASSIVSQKLGWSTVISPVAVGVAFAFSALVGLFFGLWPARRAASLDPIQALRYE, encoded by the coding sequence ATCGGCGAGACGATTCGAGTCGCGTTGGCCTCGATCCGGGCCAACAAGCTGCGGGCCCTGCTGACCATGCTCGGCGTGATCATCGGCGTCGCGGCAGTCATCACCGTCGTGGCGATGGGGACCGGGGCGCAGAAGGCCGTCGAGGACAAGATCAACTCGCTCGGCGCCTCGCTGGTGCAGATCAACGCCGGCCAGGGGATGAACCGCGGCGTGGCGACGCAGGATCGCGCGGCATTGCTCGTGGCCGACTACGAGGCGCTGCGGCGTGACGCGACGACGCTGAGCGAGGTCGTCCCGGAGCTGCAGAAGAACCAGCAGGTCCAGCTGGTGTCGACGAACATCAACACCTCGATCGTCGGCACCACGGCCAACTATCCCAAGGCGCGGAACTACACCATCACCACCGGCCGGATGTTCACCGATGGCGATGATGCGGCGCGGCAGCTCTATGCCGTCGTCGGCTCCGACGTGCCGAAGATGCTGAACGTCAACGCGGGCGCCATCATCGGCCAGCAGATCCTGATCCGGAAGCTGCGCTTCGAGGTCATCGGCGTGCTGTCGTCGAAGGGCTCGCAGGGGTGGCAGAATCCGGACGAGCAGATCCTGATCCCGCTGAACACCGCGCGCTACCGCGTCTTCGGCACCGACCGGCTCCGCTCGATCGCCGTCGTCGTCCGCGACAAGGTGCCGATGGAGCAGGGGATGGTCGAGGCCGAGCGGATCATGCGCCGCGAGCACAAGATCCGCCCGGGCGCCGACAACAACTTCCAGATCGTCTCGCCGAAGGAGTTCCTCGCGACGCAGCAGCAGACGTCCGAGACCTTCTCGCTCCTGCTCCTCGCGATCGCCGGCGTCTCGCTGCTGGTCGGCGGCATCGGCATCATGAACATCATGCTGGTCTCGGTCACCGAGCGCACCAAGGAGATCGGCATCCGGAAGGCGCTCGGTGCCACCAAGTTCACGATCATGGGCCAGTTCCTGATCGAGGCGCTGGTGCTCTGCCTCGCCGGCGGTCTCGTCGGCATCCTGCTCGGCTGGGGCGCCTCGTCGATCGTCTCGCAGAAGCTCGGCTGGAGCACGGTGATCTCGCCGGTCGCCGTCGGCGTCGCCTTCGCCTTCTCGGCGCTGGTCGGCCTCTTCTTCGGCCTCTGGCCGGCGCGGCGCGCCGCGAGCCTCGATCCGATCCAGGCGTTGCGGTACGAGTAA
- a CDS encoding carbohydrate binding family 9 domain-containing protein, giving the protein MKFLLPAALLLPALLPAQSPTHAVTPPRVEAEVVIDGRLDEAVWRQATRLDGFHQFQPVDSRPAEDSTVVLVWYSPTAIHFGVLAYDRVPEGVRATVSDRDNIGSDDQVTVFLDTFNDRRRAYFFGVNPYGIQDDGVRSEGGFSTSSGMSGSTDRNPDFLWQSKGMKTDFGWVAEIRVPFKSLRWGGGEMLTWGLNVQRTTRRTGYDDTWTDVRRASASFLGQAGTITGIHDIKRGVVTELQPTLTAELPGTRSSNGSFDRGDVRTEIGGNFRLGFTQVTLDGTINPDFSQVESDAGLVTINERFALFFPERRPFFLEGIELFASPNNLVYTRTVANPLAGGKVTGKYGAWTVAHLTALDEFGAARDGSATADTRSLANLTRLRRDVGDNSVAGITLTNRDEDGHHNRVISADTRIVFNKLYYFQGQLGASFTKDDRSDKFRSDPLWDLEVDRTGRAFGFNYKITAIGNDFETWSGFVNRTGIATARAFNRYSVYGSRGALVEQATVFGGISRIYRYSELGGKALEGGQELNASMRLRGGWNLSSRGELAFVRFDPAAYANYTVDRTTVGLGAVPQPFPLSSGIYDALGASLSISTPTWRLWQGSLRVERGTKAIFPEAAEARGTSATASITMRPSPAVRVFGTLAVQKLERKRDGSEFARTVLPRLKVEVQPNRSLFFRMVGEYRSERQSMLIDPVSGDPILINGSASPARQTDRLRVDWLASYEPTPGTVAFLGYGSTLRGDRPLTFRALERTEDGLFVKVAYLFRR; this is encoded by the coding sequence ATGAAATTCCTCCTCCCCGCCGCCCTGCTGCTCCCCGCGCTGCTCCCGGCGCAGTCCCCGACCCATGCCGTGACGCCACCACGGGTCGAGGCCGAGGTGGTGATCGACGGCCGTCTGGATGAGGCGGTCTGGCGGCAGGCGACCCGGCTCGATGGTTTTCATCAGTTCCAGCCGGTGGACTCGCGCCCGGCCGAAGACTCGACGGTGGTGCTGGTCTGGTACTCGCCCACGGCGATCCACTTCGGCGTCCTGGCCTACGACCGGGTCCCTGAAGGGGTGCGGGCCACCGTCTCCGACCGCGACAACATCGGCAGCGACGATCAGGTCACCGTCTTCCTCGACACCTTCAACGACCGTCGCCGTGCCTACTTCTTCGGCGTGAACCCCTACGGCATCCAGGACGATGGGGTCAGGAGCGAGGGCGGCTTTTCCACCAGCAGTGGCATGTCGGGGAGCACCGACCGCAATCCCGATTTCCTCTGGCAGAGCAAGGGGATGAAGACGGACTTCGGCTGGGTGGCCGAGATTCGCGTCCCCTTCAAGTCGTTGCGCTGGGGTGGCGGGGAGATGCTGACGTGGGGACTCAACGTGCAGCGCACGACGCGCCGCACGGGGTACGACGACACCTGGACCGATGTTCGCCGCGCCAGCGCCTCGTTTCTCGGGCAGGCTGGTACGATCACCGGGATCCATGACATCAAGCGCGGGGTCGTCACCGAACTCCAGCCGACGCTGACGGCGGAACTGCCGGGGACCAGGTCGTCGAACGGCAGCTTTGACCGCGGCGACGTGCGCACCGAAATCGGCGGCAACTTCCGGCTGGGCTTCACGCAGGTGACACTCGACGGCACCATCAATCCGGACTTCTCGCAGGTCGAGTCCGACGCCGGGCTGGTGACGATCAACGAACGCTTCGCCCTCTTCTTCCCGGAGCGGCGCCCCTTCTTCCTCGAGGGGATCGAACTCTTCGCCTCGCCGAACAACCTGGTCTACACCCGCACCGTGGCGAATCCGCTCGCAGGCGGCAAGGTGACCGGCAAGTACGGCGCGTGGACGGTCGCCCATTTGACGGCGCTCGACGAGTTCGGCGCGGCGCGTGACGGCAGCGCGACCGCCGACACGCGCAGTCTCGCGAATCTGACCCGACTGCGCCGCGATGTCGGCGACAACTCCGTGGCCGGGATCACCCTCACCAACCGGGACGAGGATGGCCATCACAATCGGGTCATCTCCGCCGACACGCGGATCGTCTTCAACAAGCTCTACTACTTCCAGGGGCAGCTGGGCGCGTCGTTCACCAAGGACGACCGCTCCGACAAGTTCCGTTCCGATCCGCTCTGGGATCTCGAGGTCGACCGCACCGGCCGCGCCTTCGGCTTCAACTACAAGATCACCGCGATTGGCAATGACTTCGAGACGTGGAGCGGCTTCGTCAATCGGACCGGCATCGCGACGGCGCGCGCCTTCAATCGCTACTCGGTCTACGGCTCGCGCGGCGCGCTGGTCGAGCAGGCGACCGTGTTCGGCGGCATCTCGCGGATCTACCGCTACAGCGAACTCGGCGGCAAGGCACTCGAGGGCGGCCAGGAGCTGAACGCCTCGATGCGGCTCCGCGGCGGATGGAATCTGAGCAGCCGGGGCGAACTGGCCTTTGTGCGCTTCGATCCTGCCGCGTATGCCAACTACACGGTCGATCGAACCACTGTCGGCCTTGGCGCCGTCCCGCAGCCGTTCCCGCTTTCCTCCGGCATCTACGATGCGCTTGGCGCCTCCCTGTCGATCTCCACGCCGACCTGGCGGCTCTGGCAGGGCTCGCTGCGTGTCGAGCGCGGTACCAAGGCGATCTTCCCCGAAGCCGCCGAGGCGCGCGGAACGTCGGCCACGGCGTCGATCACCATGCGCCCGTCGCCGGCAGTGCGCGTCTTCGGGACGCTCGCGGTGCAGAAGCTCGAACGGAAGCGTGACGGCAGCGAGTTTGCGCGCACGGTCCTGCCGCGCCTCAAGGTCGAGGTGCAGCCGAACCGGTCGCTCTTCTTCCGCATGGTGGGGGAGTACCGCAGCGAACGGCAGTCGATGCTGATCGATCCCGTCTCCGGGGATCCCATCCTGATCAACGGCAGCGCCTCGCCTGCTCGGCAGACCGACCGCCTCCGCGTCGACTGGCTCGCGTCCTACGAGCCGACGCCCGGCACCGTCGCCTTCCTCGGCTACGGCTCGACGCTGCGCGGCGACCGGCCGCTGACCTTCCGCGCGCTGGAGCGGACGGAGGATGGATTGTTTGTGAAGGTGGCGTATTTGTTCAGAAGGTGA